In Lolium rigidum isolate FL_2022 chromosome 3, APGP_CSIRO_Lrig_0.1, whole genome shotgun sequence, the genomic window gggctctgtcttgactaagTAGGTTGTAGGGTCCTATCCCGACGTGACCAGCagatgtagatgtgtaggttggtacgggtccgtccagagggctcagggccttacttccgaaaattgtctcgtcttagtcttctcccggccatttgagcaaaatgagcatcatggtggagaaggggctgactaagtcgtgcgggtaaagtgtacaaacctctgcagagtgtaaaaactaagtacttagccgtgtccccggttacggacaactttGAGCAACTGGATCTGGAGCTGTTGGAAGATctctctcatcccaatttcttaagttAAAACTTGTTGGGAAACTTGGGTAGTAAAATAAGTAGCTGGATCGTCTGGTGTCTATCCCTGGTGAGCCAGTGTGATGAGAACCTGGGTTCATGCTCTTAGGAGATATATTTTCAAAGACAAATGTTGTTTGCAAAAAGATAGGGAAAATGCTGCTTTTCGCAAATAAGCCAAGCTCCACTTAGCCAAATAATCATGTAAGTGTTaggtgccatttgtgtccaccatatgacatcttgccaatacaattccaaaatgTATTGACCCTTGTGGCTGtaacctttcatgttgcaggtcACTACTCTGATTAAGTAATGCTGGATTAGGATCACGAGTCTTCgctcaacatgtctgcctgtggcatcatgaagaaagatggctccatgctttTACTTTACCGTTGTGAACTCTGAATAAATGCTAGCCAtgggctatgcaagttgtaatgaactattttatttccgatggatcatgcgatgtaataaagacctttgtttcttggtattacatcttaaactgtgtgtgctagcgattgatccaaggACTAGCACAGTAAAGCACAgggatcggcaccctaccgggtgaggtcactacactaagtgctggcggcgtaccaatcccgccgccgccccggggccacgccctcggcgtcgccatcgaggaggctcggaTGACGATGACGGACGAAGAGCGCGCCAACCCGcgctaccaccccgacaactacacgaggTTGAACTCGTTCTTCCTccagcggtgggagcgggagctggcgtcctacgacggcccgccgcctccgcctccgcgcaacaacgccgcgggtcgcCGACGTTAGTGGAGCGCGCCGAATAGGACGCTGgagaacgtcctcgagcacatcgagggcggcaacttcccggtgctgacgatgccccctccatcgagggcatcagccagccgccgccggggaaacaactggcagccacggcgcatggctgccagctcgtcgtcttccggattggCGTCGAGGTCGcttccaggtcggcgccatcgtTGGCTCCAGTGAAAAAGGAGGCGGCTTCCCCGCCGAGCaaccgcgcgcgcggcggcggcggcgtcgtcatccgcgagccctcgacggcacaaggacggctccgccccaagcgcgaagacgacacctccggcgagcggaagcgcaagccggcgaaggtgaaggtggaggaggccgaaagcgccgaggacgccgccatcctcgaggccgtcatcgcgaggtccctccaggacctggtgcccgccgacaacacccTCCCCGTGGACGCCGCACTGGAGTGgtcgaggcgcgactgggagcgccaggaggcggagcagcagcggcggctgctggatctggccgccgcgcgacgactcgccgcccgcgccgccgcaccaaCCGCCAACAACACCCTCCTCgaggacgtcgctcgctaccgccggcctgcgactcctccatccggcgtcgccgtccccgtcatcgacctcgaagcctccgacgacgactggtacaagccatcgccgtccccgcctcgcaccagtggccggtggggagacgccggccaaggcagcagccaggcggcttcggcgccgccgcagttcgacgacgacggctccgacgacaatggcggcgacggcgacatggactacacggtgttctaccgccatttgggcatgtagagcgccgtgttttaatatttagagttgtattcccctagccgaattcgaaatatagtcgaattcggcctctatgtatgaacttcgccctctatatagtaaatatcattaaatttagtctaaattcgccaGTTttaagccgtagtttgtcaagtttccgtttttcaaatttagatcgccgtcttcgtctgagcacgcggctgggaaactactcctccccacgccaaatttacgaccaatccggacgtaaatttccccggatttcggcgtggggagggcaaacgagcggagatgctcttacagtcGTCGTCTCAGTTACACAAGCTATAGCTCCTGTACTTGGATCGTTGATCAGAGGTCGGTGTGGTGTCACCTGATTCTCATATCACGTCCAATAATTAACAGCTGAATGGTGATCATATATACTATTATTATTGATCATTTCAAATAATAAATAAACTAAGACAGGTGTGGCATGTACGTCATGATTCCTGAACAAATGACAGTGACAGCAAAGAAGGGCCGGGCACATTGTTTGGTTCTCTTCCTCCAGTTGGAGGTTTACAACGAAGCAACACCCGTGTTGGCTGAATCATGGTGCATGCATAGCCGTAGAGGCAGCATTGTCAGGACCCCTGCCGAGATAAGAGCGATGTTCACCCGCGTCTTCAAGGGGCGTGTAAACTTGTCATGTCAGAATGGAATAGTCGACGTATGTTGCTGTTTTGGGACGTCTTTTTTCAGTCGTGTTCTCCAAACAGCCGATCCGGCTaggggtttctaatttttttctcaATTTAAACCATGTTTAGCATATAAATAAATAGTTAAATAATTTACCTAGTAAATAAATAGTTTTGTGGTAcatagaaataaaataaaataattcaaataaaatgaagttcAATTTCCTGAAGTAACCTCTCATTTAAGTTTCCACGGATGCTCTACAGAATCATTTTTCAGTTGTGCATGAGCATCTACGTCATAACTTTTACATACATGAagagaaaaccaacaaaatcaACAGCCGCCAGAGGACCTTGTGATTCTACGGATGATAATTCATTTCTGAAATCTTGCACTCACTCTTGCTAATCATGATGTGCGTGATCACGCAATTAGTCATGCCTTTCAAACCTCCGCTTGATACCAACTAAGAGAAGGATACCTAATAATACAAAATCGAGATTGTAGCACACCAAATATTTGCGCGATATCCTTCCCGCAATTCTCCTACCGTCAAACAACGAGAGATTTTTTTGGACCTAGAGGCTCGCTAATTTTCTTCACAAATGTCAACCATTTTAAATCAATTCCATCGACAAGGTAGTATCATTGGTATATTGCTGGCCATTGATATCATAATTGCCAGGTGGAGTATGGCCTTCAACAAGTCtagcaaacaccggagagcgatgCAGCACATTGATGTTATCGTGTGAACCCACCATTTCTTTTTCTAAATTGAGAGGTCTTAATCCACCACAACTTGAAATACCAAACTGTAATATCCATGTTGTCGTTTACACAACATTGCCAAGAAAATTGGCAGTTCTTCAATCACCATTGCATGCAATTGATGCTTCTAAATTCAGAGGCGATAATCCCCAACTTCAAATATCACACTATAATATCCATGAAACCCTTTGCACAAGCAATGCCAAGTAAATAGACAATTCCTCATTGACCATTGCATGTAACCGATGCTTTTAATTCAGTGGTCATAATCCCCAACATGTTCAAATAGCACATTGTAATATCCATGATGCCTTTTGTACAAACATTCCCAAGAAACTGGATAGTTCTTCCTCGACAATTGCATGCCATTGATGCTTCCCAGAGCATCCAGGAATGAAATCCCTTTGCTTCATTTTGTGCCATGACATAAGTAGTCCGTTCTTCACTTGGCTCTCTTAAATAGTTTAGCCCCAACTTTCCAGCCACTACCATAGGTACTCATCTTTGCATCTTCGGGAGAtccatatgcaagcatcctcattgcATAAGTACATTTCTGAATAGACGAGAACCTAGGAGTTCTAGTGCAATATTTCTTAATCATGCAGTAGTTTTCGTACTCTCTCACGCTATACACCAACGTCATGAacaacttcttcttcatcctaAATCGCCGACTAAAATTCCTTGGGGTATATGTTGGTTCATCAGCAAAATAGTCGGTATATAGCATATCATGAATTCAtgaccctccatcctctgccttgGTTTCGATTTCTTTCTCCTAGACTTTGAAACCTCCACATTTGGGAGCGGTTTAGAGCTCATCCGATTGCAATTGTAGTAGAGTGGCGGGAATTATGAAGTGCTCTACTTCATCGGCGGTGACAATAGCTTCCTCCTCGTTGAACTGATTCATCATCACCTCCTCATCTTTGTCCCTATTCCGTGAATCAAAAAGCAAAGCAAACCAACCAACCAAACAACATCGAGAGAGGCAAAATCCGGTACAGTCAATGAACCGAACACATTGCACACAAGGCTGGCGCGTGAGGCCGCCGCACGTTCTTTGTGGAGTAGACACCCGTCGTATATGCGACAGGGGACGCGCGGTGGGCGTAGATGAGACACGATTGGTCCATGGCCGGCGGCGGTGATTTCGCGGGGTGGAAGCGGTCAAGAGCAAGAGCAGAGATGATGCGGTGGGATGAAAGGGTTATGTCGCTGGCATACGGCTATTGGTGCTATCGGTATCCTACGTGGCTTCTTCAGCCATGACACTTGTCAACACGCCGACAACACCGTTGTCGAATGGGTACGGTCTAGGAGCGCAAGGCACGTTGTTGGGCCGCACCGAACCAGAATCCCATTTAGGGCCGGATGCTGTAGGAAAACTTCGCCCCGTAAAACAGTTATGCATGTAGCATTGTTGCAGTAGATCGAATTAATTCACCCAGCCATGAATCGGATCGAAAAGGTCTGGCTGATTAGGGCGCACTGCAGCGTGGGACAGACGTGGACTGCACCATTGCGCGGCTCTAGCTTCCCCGCGCTCGATCGGAGCAGGCAGCCGAGCGGCTTAGGCAGGATTGATTCCCACCAGTTCCTCCTCACCCGATCGATCGCCTCGACTCGCACTCTGTTTTACTAGTCGCGCACACGGCCACACACACAAAAAAGGCACAGACGTACGAGGCCGGTTTCGGGAGAGATGGTGGCAGAGAAACTGACTTGCCATTGCCATTGGCCCATTGCCATTGCCATACATCCACTTCACAGACATATGTAGTAGAGTTTGGGTCCAGACCCACCACCACTACGCACTGCGCTTCGCACCAACGCTACCTAGAAAGCGGCACGCACGCACGCGCGATCGTCTCGTCTCTCCTCTCGCCGGCTGCTAGTATTTAGGACCACGCTCCATCGGCCTCCCGCTCAACCATTCCCTGCCTCTGCCTGCCTCTCTCGAGTCGTCGCTCGCCTAACCTTGGCACTGCTAGCTGTGATCGCCATTCTCATACCCACTACCCTAGCAAGCTATATATTCTCGCCTATCCATTTCATCTTCTTTCTGATCACCCCATTTCGCAATTCTCTCCTGGGAGTCAGTCAAGGCAAGGCCGGAGGCATGTCGAAGGTGAGTTTCTGATCCTGATTCTGAGAGTTCTGGATCCGGATTCCATGTGCATATGAATGTTGATTACCTGAGGTTCTCTCGGGGCCGGGTCTTGCTTTAGAATCCGGGAACGATTTTCCTTTTCTCTCTTTGCTCGCACTCTGCTCAAGTGTGCTGGGTTGGGTTCAAGTGTCGGGCATACATTGCCTGCATCCAACTGCCTTACTCTGCTCGTTGTGGCTAACCTTGGGCCCTGTTTCCTCTGCTGCAGAAGGTTGTAGTGAAGCTGGATCTGCATGACAACAAGGACAAGCAGAAGGCCATGAAGGCCGTCTCCGTGCTCGTTGGTACGTACCCATCCATCCACCGACACTGCTTCAAGATGAATCCATCTCCGAGTGACTGACTGTTCTATGTTGTTTCGTTGTGGTCTGTCAGGCATCGACGCCATAACCATGGACCTGGCGTCCCGCAAGATGACGGTGATCGGGACCATGGACCCGGTGGACGTGGTGAGCAAGCTGCGCAAGGGCTGGGCGGCATACATCGAGTCCGTCGGCCCGGCCAAGGAGCccgagaagaaggaggagaagaaggaggaggccaagaaggacggcgacggggcggccaagaAGGAAGACGGCGAGAAGAAGGGGGAGGGGGACGGCGGCAAGAAGGACGGTGACGGCAAGAAGGAGGACGGCGACGGCAAGAAGAACGAAGGCGACGGCGACAAGAAGGAAGGCGACAAGAAAGAGGACGGCGACGGCAAGAAGGACGAAGCAAagaaggaaggcggcggcggcgatcagaAGAAGCCTGCCGCGGTGTTCCCGCATCACATGCCGCTGCCGCACCACATGCCGCCGCCGTACATGTTCAACGCCGACTACATGATGAACCAGTaccggccgccgcagccgccggcgGCATACCAGCCACCATACGTGCCGCCGCAGTACTACTACGTCCGGAACATGAGCATGGAGGAGAACCCCAACTCATGCGTCATCTGCTGATTAAGGCCGGCCGCATGCGTATATACGTACGTGCTAGCTCCCGTCTCTAGTTCACCTTGGGCGAGGTGATCGATCATCATCAGTGTATAGTATTAGTGTATCTCGATCGTTTTTTTACGAGACCAACCACAAAGTTTGCAAAAATGAAATGAGTACGACGACGTATATGTACATATATGATATATACATAATACATACGTACTGCCACGTCATCTTGCAAGAAAACCGATGAGTGATATGGGGTGCATCATGAGTAGTCATATGCATGTGAGGGCTGTTCAAACTTTGCTTTCTAAAATGCTGAAATAGTACCGTGCGAACAATATGCTTCTTggcattttctctcgcaaactgtACCCATGTGTAATGCCATCGTACAGTAGTTTGTTTCTTCAGCACGTTATGGTCGACCATGAGAATCGGTGGCTGTTGGAGAGATCTCCTTCCCGTACAGTTTTTGTTGGCACGAATCCAGATTATGGTGACCCAGCTGGATGCAATGCATCATGCTTGCTCTCTGCCTGTTGTTTGATCAGTCATGCATAAGATTCacgtgttatttgaattcaagcgGGGACACGAATTCTTTGGCAAAACTATCCACGTTAGAATTATGGGGGTTCTATGATTTGAATGGACTAGTTAGTAtgtacgtgcaacgcacgtctccATTTGTTGATGTAAACTGTAATGCAACATATATATCATAATAAGCTTAATGATTTTTCATCACTGATGCGTGATAGATTAGGTGGAGCGGGATGCAGCCTTTGTATTCTGGAGCTTGCGGTAGCGTGGATATTTGTTTCGAAAATAACTGCTAATTTAATGGAAGGTTTCCAAATTAGTCGGACGATTCGTTCGTCAGCGTGGAGATTTCTTTCCAAAATAACTGCCAATTTAATGGAAGGTTTCCAAATTAGTCGGACGATTCGTTCCGCAACGTGGAGATTTGTTTCCAAAATAACTGCTAATTTAATGGAAGGTTTCCAAATTTTGTCGGACAATTCGTTCGCAAGGACGCGCAATGTCATTGGAGCATGCTAGGCCACAGGATCTCAGTAGATAGATGACTGAGATTAAATGTTCCTGCCAACTTCTGGCTTTTATAAGTAGTTTAGATTAATGAAAACCTAACCATTAACTGCACATCATCATCcgcttattactccctccgttccataattagTTACCAAAATAAATTCCACTTCAGTTTAAGCAATTCATTA contains:
- the LOC124695104 gene encoding heavy metal-associated isoprenylated plant protein 39-like produces the protein MSKKVVVKLDLHDNKDKQKAMKAVSVLVGIDAITMDLASRKMTVIGTMDPVDVVSKLRKGWAAYIESVGPAKEPEKKEEKKEEAKKDGDGAAKKEDGEKKGEGDGGKKDGDGKKEDGDGKKNEGDGDKKEGDKKEDGDGKKDEAKKEGGGGDQKKPAAVFPHHMPLPHHMPPPYMFNADYMMNQYRPPQPPAAYQPPYVPPQYYYVRNMSMEENPNSCVIC